The DNA window TATTTAACCGCCGCGCAACTGCACTCTCTCTATCAAGCCGTTGCCAAAGCTCGCAGAATGAAAGCCCTCATTCACCTACTGCACCGAAGCGGTGCCCGCATCTCAGAGGTATTGGCTCTAGACCTTGCCGATATTGACATGAACAACAGTCGATTTCAGGTGGTAGGCAAAGGCAACAAAACACGCTGGTGCTTCTTCAGCACTGATGCCCAGCAGAGTCTAGAGAAATACCTCAAGCATTATCGGCACCCGCAAAGCCCCGCATTGTTTACAGCTCAGCATCGATTTAGTTTAGAAATTAGCCGTCTCAATTACAGTACAGCCTACAAGTCCTTCAAACAGTTAATTGCTGGACGCCCTGAATTAGAAGGTATCCGGCTCCATGATCTCCGTCATACCTTTGCCACAGAGCGAGTGGGGTTGATGGGACTCGAAGAATTAAGAGCACTCATGGGACATCAGAACATTCAGACCACGCTTCGGTATCAGAAAGTGACCTCTGCTCAAGCCAAACACGCTGCTCAAAAAGCATTTCAATCACTTCAAGAAAGGTGAGCCAAACTAGCGCAGTATTTTCATTTTCTATCATTCTTTAAAAGAATAGGTCAGTGGCTATTGCTGCCTTAAAGTGGAGTATTGTCTATACTCTGGGCTTGAAGAGTGAGTTTAGAAGGGGATCCCGTGAAATGGCAGCATTGACGCTCCGATGACTGCGATTGAACGAACGGCCTATCCACAATTTAAGGCCCGTCCAACCCTCAAGACGCTCCATGAGGTTTATACCCCTACTCCATCAGAGATCCAATGGGCCAGATCCCATGCCCGTTTCCCAACCAATGTGCTGACTTTGACGGTCTTATTGAAGTCCTTTCAGCGGTTAGGTTATTTCCCTGCCCTTGCCGATATTCCCTCCGCCATTGTTGAACATGTACGGTCGTATCTTGATATCAGCAAGCGCATCAAGCTGACACCGGCCACTTCATCCCTGTACCGATTTGAGAAACAGATTCGGACTCATTTAGGGGTGACCTCCTATGGTCCTGACACCCACCAAATAGCGGTTGCAGCCGTTGCTAAAGCTGCACTCATCAAAGACCATCCAGCCGACCTTATTAATGTCGCAATAGAAGAGTTGGTCAAATCTCGGTTTGAACTTCCTGCCTATGGCACATTAGATCAATTAGCGAGGACCATTCGCTACAACACCCACGAGCAGTTGTTTGAGCAGGTCGATACCCAGTTATCTCAAGCTGAACAAATCTATCTAGATCAGCTGATCCAACCCCAATCAGAAGATGCCGAGCTGACCTTGAATCAGCTCAAAGCTCCTCCTAAGAAGGCGACGCTTTCACACCTCAAGAAACTTCAAAGCAAATACGAGTCCCTGATGTCTTTTGCCGAAGCTCAACGCATTCTTGCGGATCTAACCCCCGCCAAGATCAAGTATTTTGCGGCCCAAGCCGAGGCGCTTGATATGGCTGAGCTGTCGAAGGTTAATTCAGCCAAACGGCGGACATTTCTGGTGTGCTTGATTTATCGCGCCCAGGTGAAATCTCGCGATCACTTGGCGGAAATGTTTCTCAAGCGAATGCTCAGTATCCATAATCGGGCCAAGACGCGTCTGGTGGAATTACGAGAACAGTCTTTGGCCACCACAGAATCGATGCTGGGTATTTTGGGTGAGGTGTTGGATGCATCGGCCAAGCAGCCGAGCAATGCCACTTTGGGTAAACAAGTACAGGGCATCCTTAATGCTCATGGGGGTGCTCAAGCCTTATTGGAGCAGTGTCAACAGGTTTCGCCCTACAACACCAAAAATCATTTCCCATTGATGTGGTCGTTCTATGTGCCCCACCGTAAGTCTATCTTTCGGCTGGTCCGTTCCTTGGGTATTCAATCGACCAGCCAGGACCGATCGCTAATCACAGCGCTTAATTTTCTTCTAGAACATGAAGACCGACGGGGCCAGTATTTACCAGCAGAGCTGGATCTAGGGTTTATCAGCTCTCAGTGGAGAAAGTTGGTCTATGCCCATGATGGAGACAAGACGGTTTTGGTCCGACGACAATTAGAGGTATGCCTGTTTAGCTATCTGGCCACGGAGTTGAAAACGGGGGATGCCTGTGTTCCAGGCTCTGAGAACTATGCCGACTTCCGAGAGCAACTCCTCAGTTGGCAAGAGTGTCAGCCATTACTGGAGCAATACTGCCAGGAGTTAAAGATACCGTCTACTGCCAGTGGATTTGTCCAGCATCTCAAGGACCAACTGACTCAACTGGCTCAGGAGGTAGACCAACGCTGTAAAGAAGACACTCAAGTCACCATCAATCAAGATGACAAGCCCAGTCTCAAACGCATCACTGCGGCACCGAGGTCCAAAAGTGCTTTGGAACTGGAAAAGAAAATTCTGGAGAAGATCCCGGAACGGAGTGTGCTTGATGTTCTCTCCAATGTTCAACATTGGGTCAATTGGACGCGCCATTTTGGGCCGATCTCTGGTTCTGAGCCTAAGCTCAGTGAACCGATTGAGCGCTACTTGTTCACCACCTTTGGCTATGGGTGCAACCTTGGTCCCAATGAAACAGCGCGTCACACTCGGGGAAGAATGAGTGCTCACATGCTCTCCTATGTGCATAGACGACATTTCACCACTGAGAAAATTGAGGCTGCGATTCGAGACATCATCAATGCCTACTCGCGCCTCAAACTCCCGCTCTGTTGGGGCACAGGGAAACGAGCGGCGGCTGATGGTAGCAAGTTTGAAATCTACGACAACAACCTGATTTCTGAGTACCATCTTCGCTATGGCGGCTATGGGGGCATCGCTTATCACCATGTGTCGGATCAATATATTGCACTGTTCACCCACTTCATCACCTGCGGGGTGTGGGAAGCAGTCTACATTTTGGATGGACTCATTAAAAACCAATCGGATATCCAGCCGGATACTATCCATGCCGATACCCAAGGTCAATGTGCTCCGGCGTTTGCCCTATCCCATTTGATGGGGATTCAGCTCATGCCCA is part of the Acaryochloris thomasi RCC1774 genome and encodes:
- a CDS encoding tyrosine-type recombinase/integrase → MSPSFATVATEFIDRPGLSQTTTRSYESTLMPLLQLYGRFPIDIVDRDLLETYLNGLTELRYSTHHRHQAIVQALMNYAVDRNYIRVNPIARLPRRKADPQRGEHQSDQVIRYLTAAQLHSLYQAVAKARRMKALIHLLHRSGARISEVLALDLADIDMNNSRFQVVGKGNKTRWCFFSTDAQQSLEKYLKHYRHPQSPALFTAQHRFSLEISRLNYSTAYKSFKQLIAGRPELEGIRLHDLRHTFATERVGLMGLEELRALMGHQNIQTTLRYQKVTSAQAKHAAQKAFQSLQER
- a CDS encoding Tn3 family transposase → MTAIERTAYPQFKARPTLKTLHEVYTPTPSEIQWARSHARFPTNVLTLTVLLKSFQRLGYFPALADIPSAIVEHVRSYLDISKRIKLTPATSSLYRFEKQIRTHLGVTSYGPDTHQIAVAAVAKAALIKDHPADLINVAIEELVKSRFELPAYGTLDQLARTIRYNTHEQLFEQVDTQLSQAEQIYLDQLIQPQSEDAELTLNQLKAPPKKATLSHLKKLQSKYESLMSFAEAQRILADLTPAKIKYFAAQAEALDMAELSKVNSAKRRTFLVCLIYRAQVKSRDHLAEMFLKRMLSIHNRAKTRLVELREQSLATTESMLGILGEVLDASAKQPSNATLGKQVQGILNAHGGAQALLEQCQQVSPYNTKNHFPLMWSFYVPHRKSIFRLVRSLGIQSTSQDRSLITALNFLLEHEDRRGQYLPAELDLGFISSQWRKLVYAHDGDKTVLVRRQLEVCLFSYLATELKTGDACVPGSENYADFREQLLSWQECQPLLEQYCQELKIPSTASGFVQHLKDQLTQLAQEVDQRCKEDTQVTINQDDKPSLKRITAAPRSKSALELEKKILEKIPERSVLDVLSNVQHWVNWTRHFGPISGSEPKLSEPIERYLFTTFGYGCNLGPNETARHTRGRMSAHMLSYVHRRHFTTEKIEAAIRDIINAYSRLKLPLCWGTGKRAAADGSKFEIYDNNLISEYHLRYGGYGGIAYHHVSDQYIALFTHFITCGVWEAVYILDGLIKNQSDIQPDTIHADTQGQCAPAFALSHLMGIQLMPRIRNWKNLVFFRPSPDAEYEYIDPLFKENANWRLIEKHWQDLMRVILSIRAGKLLPSTILRRLSSSSKKNRLYHAFEALGQVIRTQFLLRYISDLGLRRQVTECTNKVEGYNHFLDWLFFGKAGVITENDPDQQEKQLKYLELVSSAVILHNTVEISIAIQKLHAEGYEVKQEDLATISPYITRCLRRYGDYVVDVLDVPQPLELAIPLPIPIMEEITL